A DNA window from Chiroxiphia lanceolata isolate bChiLan1 chromosome 6, bChiLan1.pri, whole genome shotgun sequence contains the following coding sequences:
- the BATF gene encoding basic leucine zipper transcriptional factor ATF-like, translated as MPHSSDSSDSSSFSQSPPPSKQDSSDDMRKVQRREKNRIAAQKSRLRQTQKADTLHLESEDLERQNAALRREIKQLTEEMKHFTSMLSSHEPLCSILTSPPPPPEVLYATHSFHQPHISSPRFQH; from the exons ATGCCCCACAGCTCCGACAGCAGTGATTCCAGCAGCTTCAGCCAGTCTCCCCCTCCCAGCAAGCAG GACTCTTCTGATGACATGAGAAAAGTccaaaggagggagaagaatcGTATTGCTGCCCAGAAGAGCCGCCTGAGGCAGACTCAGAAAGCAGACACACTGCACTTG GAGAGCGAAGACTTGGAGAGGCAGAACGCTGCCCTGCGCCGGGAGATCAAGCAGCTGACAGAGGAGATGAAGCACTTCACCTCGATGCTGAGCTCCCATGAACCACTCTGCTCCATCCTGACATCCCCTCCACCGCCCCCAGAAGTGCTTTACGCCACACACTCCTTTCACCAGCCCCACATTAGCTCCCCACGCTTCCAGCACTGA